A region of the Pirellulales bacterium genome:
ATCGGCCGTTCCTGGAAGTCTTCCGCCGCTATCCGTCGTTGAAGATTTGCCTGCACACCAGCGGCTCGTTGATGGAATGGCTCGCGGCGCGCCATCCGGAATACCTGGATGATCTGGCCGACCTGGTCGCCCAGGATCGGATCGAGATCGTCGGCGGCGCGTTCTACGAGCCGATCCTGTCGATGATCCCCCGCCGCGACCGCATTGGACAGATTCGGGCCTACACCAACTGGCTCGAGGGGCGCCTGCGGTGCAAGGTCCGCGGCATGTGGATTCCCGAGCGTGTCTGGGAACCGACCATGGTCACTGACCTGGCCGACGCCAATATTCAATACACGGTGCTCGACGACTTTCATTTTCGCAATGCCGGATTGTCGCCCGAGCTGCTGGATGGCTACTTCATCAGCGAGAACGATGGCCAGATCCTGGCGATCTTTCCCGGCAGCGAGCGGCTGCGGTACACGATCCCCTTTGCGGCCCCCGAGGCGACGATCGACCATCTGCGCAGCATTGCCGAGCGCCGGCCCGAGGCCGTGGTCGTGTTCGGCGACGATGGCGAGAAGTTCGGTACCTGGCCCGAGACAAAGAAGCACGTGTACGAGGATGGCTGGCTCGATCGCTTCTTCCAGGCGCTCGTGGCCAACGAAAGCTGGATCAAAACCACGACGCTGGCCGACGCGGTCGACAACGTGCCACCGAACGGCAAGATCTATCTGCCCGACAGCAGCTATCGCGAAATGACCGAATGGGCGCTGCCTACCGCGCAGCTCTTGGAGTACGAGCGCGTGCGGCACGACATGGAAAGCGACCCACGCTGGCCGGTGCTATCGCAATTTGTACGGGGCGGCTTTTGGCGGAACTTCAAAGTGAAGTACCCCGAAGCCGACGAGATGTACACGCGCATGCTGATGATCAGCCGCCGCGTGGAAGAGGCCGAGCAAAAAAGGCATGACCGTGCTCTGGTCGACGCGGCGCGCAGCGAGTTGTACCGCGGCCAGTGCAATTGCAGCTATTGGCATGGTGCGTTCGGCGGCATCTATCTGCCCCATTTGCGTAACGCCGTTTATCGCTCGCTGATCGCAGCCGACAATTTGCTGGATCGCGCGGCCGATCGCCAGGATACCTGGATCGAGGCCGTGGTCGGCGATTTCAATCTCGACGCTCGGCAGGAAGTCTTCCTCGCCAATGACAAACTGGCGACGTTGATCCGGCCATGGCGCGGCGGCTTGATGTATGAGTTGGACGTCCGTTCGATCTGCCACAATCTGCTGGCCACGCTCGCCCGCCAGCCCGAAGCCTATCACCGCAAGGTATTGGCCGGGCCGAACGCGAGTTCCGATGGCGTAGGCAGCATTCACGATCGCGTGGTTTTCAAGCAGCCCGGCTTGAACGAGCGCTTGCAGTACGACAACCTGCCGCGCAAATCGCTGATCGATCACTTTCACGACAACGACGTCACGCTGGCGGCTGTTGCGTCAGGCGAGGCCGTGGAGCGCGGCGATTTCGCCAGCGGCGCTTACGACGCACGCTTGCGGCGCAACCCGAATCGTATTCAGGTGCAACTGTCGCGGCAGGGGAACGCCTGGGGGCAGTCGCTGAAAATCACCAAAGGGCTGACCCTCGAAGCCGGCAGCTCGACGATCGAGATCGCCTACATGATCGAAGGGTTGCAGCCGGATCAGTCATTCCACTTCTCCGTCGAATTCAATTTCGCCGGTTTGCCGTCCAACTGTGACGATCGATTCTTCCACGACGGCGATGGTCGTCGCTTAGGGCACCTGGGCGAGCATCTCGATTTGCACGACACGCGCTCGCTGGGTCTGGTCGACGAATACTTGGGAATCGACGTCGGTTGGAAAGCGTCTCGCGCGAGCAACATCTGGACCTATCCGGTGGAAACGGTCAGCCAGTCCGAAGGGGGCTTCGAGCTGGTGCATCAATCGGTCGTCGTGCAACCGCACTGGACCGTGACGCCCGACGCGTCAGGTCGCTGGAGCGTAACGATGGAACTCGCGATCGACACGGCCATGGCCGAGCGTCGCCGCGAACATCATCCGGTGGCCGTGGCGAGTTCATAGCATCTGCAAAGACGAGCTACAAAAAACACGAAAAGGCACGAAAAAAGATTTACAGAAGCAAGCGGAGGAAGCAGCGTCGATTTGATCCTCCGTCTGTCTCAACTTCGCTTTTCGTGTAGTTTTGTGCTTTTTGTGGCCGTCCTTTGCGAGCAACCAACCATCGTTCGGCAACGCTAGCCTCGCTTCGCCAGGTTCAGCCAGTCGATATCTGGCGGCAGGTTGCCCTGCCAGGGGACAAGACCTAGCACGGTCGGCACGCAGCGTGCCTGCAGCTCGGCCAGGTTCGTTGCCGCGCTCGTATCGGCGCCGGCTTCGTGCGGTTCGTTGACGATTACGCCAGCCACATCCAGCTCATCGCCGCAGGTAGCCGCGACGACCAGAGTGGATAGCGTGCGGTTGATTGTGCCCAGCGAATTGTCGGTCACGACAATTAGCGGGAAACCGAGTTCGGCCGCCAGGTCGGCAACGTATTCGTCATCGGTCAACGGCGAGAGCAGTCCGCCGGCCCCTTCGACGATCAAAACATCGCTGCGCGCGCGCCAGTATTCGAGGCCCGAACGCAACAGGTCGGCCGAGACTTCCTTGCCGCCTGCCCGCGCCGCCAGGTGCGGCGCCAATGCCGCGGCAAATCGCTGCGGACAGACGTGCGCAAGGTCACCCGGACGGCCAGCGCCGTTCCACAGGCTGACTGCGTCTTCGCTGACCAACTCGCCCCCGATGGTCGGACAGCCACTGGCCACGGGCTTATAGACGCCGACGCGCAACCCCTTTTCCGTCAGCGCCGCGGCAATCCGCGCGGCGACGTAAGTCTTGCCCACGTTGGTGTCGGTACCCGTGATAAACAGGCCCGGCAACTTTGCGAGATTCATGAATTCTGGCCCGCTCCTTGCGTATGATTCACACCGCCACATCCGGCGCGCCAGGGGCTGCGGCCCTTGGGTCCTTCCCCACGCGGCGCCGGATAGGGTAACA
Encoded here:
- a CDS encoding alpha-amylase/4-alpha-glucanotransferase domain-containing protein, with protein sequence MPHTIRLALVLHNHQPIGNFDGVMEQAYHDSYRPFLEVFRRYPSLKICLHTSGSLMEWLAARHPEYLDDLADLVAQDRIEIVGGAFYEPILSMIPRRDRIGQIRAYTNWLEGRLRCKVRGMWIPERVWEPTMVTDLADANIQYTVLDDFHFRNAGLSPELLDGYFISENDGQILAIFPGSERLRYTIPFAAPEATIDHLRSIAERRPEAVVVFGDDGEKFGTWPETKKHVYEDGWLDRFFQALVANESWIKTTTLADAVDNVPPNGKIYLPDSSYREMTEWALPTAQLLEYERVRHDMESDPRWPVLSQFVRGGFWRNFKVKYPEADEMYTRMLMISRRVEEAEQKRHDRALVDAARSELYRGQCNCSYWHGAFGGIYLPHLRNAVYRSLIAADNLLDRAADRQDTWIEAVVGDFNLDARQEVFLANDKLATLIRPWRGGLMYELDVRSICHNLLATLARQPEAYHRKVLAGPNASSDGVGSIHDRVVFKQPGLNERLQYDNLPRKSLIDHFHDNDVTLAAVASGEAVERGDFASGAYDARLRRNPNRIQVQLSRQGNAWGQSLKITKGLTLEAGSSTIEIAYMIEGLQPDQSFHFSVEFNFAGLPSNCDDRFFHDGDGRRLGHLGEHLDLHDTRSLGLVDEYLGIDVGWKASRASNIWTYPVETVSQSEGGFELVHQSVVVQPHWTVTPDASGRWSVTMELAIDTAMAERRREHHPVAVASS
- the bioD gene encoding dethiobiotin synthase, with the translated sequence MNLAKLPGLFITGTDTNVGKTYVAARIAAALTEKGLRVGVYKPVASGCPTIGGELVSEDAVSLWNGAGRPGDLAHVCPQRFAAALAPHLAARAGGKEVSADLLRSGLEYWRARSDVLIVEGAGGLLSPLTDDEYVADLAAELGFPLIVVTDNSLGTINRTLSTLVVAATCGDELDVAGVIVNEPHEAGADTSAATNLAELQARCVPTVLGLVPWQGNLPPDIDWLNLAKRG